In Simplicispira sp. 125, one DNA window encodes the following:
- a CDS encoding RNA polymerase factor sigma-54, with product MKPGLSLRVSQHLALTPQLQQSIRLLQLSTQELSQEIEQMLDENPFLERNTEDAPREEFGLAQSDVPAQGDDAAAEVAIYSGADGVSTSSLEGRNDADSVGASDEPDWGGDGTTEMAADDGEWGGDAPARNNGSSDGDSEADAADLAHGHESLTAFLHRQALALRLSALDRAALQYLIESLNDDGYLEDSLESLALGLAGESDLEQIEELVHRFTVALRLLQSLEPSGVGARNLAECLTLQLQALLQDGVENPSTVQNALCICRQPLELLARRDVRRLVALCGTSEERTRAAMALIARLEPRPGRRFADVERNIVIPDVLVTRVGRSGQQFNVQLNPDVMPRLRVHDIYAGALRGHKGGDGHQALQQRLQEARWFIKNIQQRFDTILRVSRAIVERQKNFFVHGELAMRPLVLRDIADELGLHESTISRVTTAKYMATPQGTYELKYFFGSGLGTDTGGNASSTAVRALIKQFVAAENPAKPLSDNQLADMLKEQGIECARRTVAKYREALKIPTTTLRKAL from the coding sequence ATGAAGCCCGGTCTCTCACTGCGCGTTTCGCAGCATCTGGCACTGACGCCGCAGCTGCAGCAATCCATCCGCCTGCTGCAACTTTCCACGCAAGAGCTGTCGCAGGAAATCGAGCAGATGCTCGATGAAAACCCTTTCCTCGAACGCAATACGGAAGATGCGCCGCGCGAGGAGTTCGGTCTGGCCCAGTCCGACGTACCTGCACAAGGGGACGATGCGGCGGCTGAGGTTGCTATTTATTCAGGAGCTGATGGCGTAAGTACATCAAGCCTTGAAGGCAGAAATGATGCGGATTCTGTGGGTGCCTCCGATGAACCCGACTGGGGCGGCGACGGCACCACGGAGATGGCCGCAGACGATGGCGAATGGGGGGGCGACGCCCCTGCGCGCAACAACGGCAGCAGCGATGGCGACAGCGAAGCCGACGCTGCCGATTTGGCGCATGGCCATGAGTCGCTCACGGCATTTCTGCACCGACAGGCACTGGCGCTGCGCCTGTCGGCACTGGACCGGGCTGCGCTGCAATACCTGATCGAATCGTTGAACGACGACGGTTATCTGGAGGATTCCCTGGAATCCCTGGCCCTGGGGCTGGCAGGCGAGAGCGATCTGGAGCAGATCGAAGAGCTGGTGCACCGCTTCACCGTGGCGCTGCGGCTGCTGCAAAGTCTGGAGCCCTCCGGTGTGGGGGCGCGCAATCTGGCGGAATGCCTCACCCTGCAACTCCAGGCACTGCTCCAGGACGGCGTTGAAAATCCCAGCACAGTGCAGAACGCGCTGTGCATCTGTCGGCAACCGTTGGAGTTGCTGGCACGCCGTGATGTGCGCCGCCTCGTTGCGCTGTGTGGCACCAGCGAAGAGCGCACGCGCGCCGCCATGGCCCTGATCGCCCGGCTCGAACCGCGCCCCGGGCGTCGCTTTGCTGATGTGGAGCGCAACATCGTGATTCCCGATGTGCTCGTGACCCGTGTGGGCCGCAGTGGCCAGCAGTTCAATGTGCAGCTCAACCCCGATGTGATGCCGCGCCTGCGTGTGCACGACATCTATGCCGGAGCCCTGCGCGGCCACAAAGGGGGGGATGGACACCAGGCCTTGCAGCAGCGACTGCAGGAGGCGCGCTGGTTCATCAAGAACATCCAGCAGCGCTTTGACACCATCTTGCGTGTCTCGCGCGCCATCGTCGAGCGGCAGAAAAATTTTTTCGTGCATGGCGAACTGGCCATGCGGCCGCTGGTGTTGCGCGATATCGCCGACGAGCTGGGCCTGCATGAATCCACCATCTCGCGCGTGACCACGGCCAAATACATGGCCACGCCGCAGGGCACTTACGAGCTCAAGTATTTTTTCGGCTCGGGCCTGGGCACCGACACCGGCGGCAATGCGTCGAGCACGGCCGTGCGCGCGCTCATCAAGCAGTTCGTCGCCGCCGAAAACCCTGCCAAGCCGCTGTCCGACAACCAGTTGGCAGACATGCTCAAGGAACAAGGCATCGAGTGTGCACGCCGCACCGTGGCCAAATACCGCGAAGCGCTCAAGATACCCACAACCACTTTGCGCAAGGCGCTGTAG
- a CDS encoding thiol:disulfide interchange protein DsbA/DsbL, whose product MKRRVFSLTTATALVASALPLSALAQGAQPKEGKDYAKLGKPVATDAPAGKVEVIEFFWYNCGHCNAFEPTLEAWTKSAQAKNLAVRRVPVAFNKSFEAQQKLYYALEGMGKVGELHARVFRAIHVEKVNLAKEDAILEWMGKQPGIDIAKFKEMYGSFNVASQVRRAAQLQEAYGVEGVPSMGVAGRFYTDGTMAGSLSGVLQVVEYLAGVVQKGAGSKG is encoded by the coding sequence ATGAAACGACGTGTGTTTTCCCTGACCACTGCCACGGCCCTGGTGGCTTCGGCCTTGCCACTGTCTGCGCTGGCCCAGGGCGCGCAGCCCAAGGAGGGTAAAGATTACGCCAAGCTGGGTAAGCCGGTAGCCACCGATGCGCCTGCCGGCAAGGTCGAGGTGATCGAGTTCTTTTGGTACAACTGCGGCCATTGCAATGCCTTTGAGCCCACCCTGGAGGCTTGGACGAAGTCTGCGCAGGCGAAAAATTTGGCCGTGCGCCGTGTTCCTGTCGCTTTCAACAAGAGCTTTGAAGCCCAGCAAAAGCTGTACTACGCTCTCGAAGGCATGGGCAAGGTGGGTGAGTTGCACGCCCGCGTGTTCCGTGCCATCCATGTGGAGAAAGTGAACCTCGCGAAGGAAGATGCCATCCTGGAGTGGATGGGCAAGCAGCCCGGCATCGACATCGCAAAGTTCAAGGAGATGTATGGCTCCTTCAACGTGGCGAGCCAGGTGCGCCGCGCTGCACAGTTGCAGGAGGCCTATGGCGTCGAGGGTGTCCCCTCCATGGGTGTGGCCGGGCGGTTCTACACCGACGGCACCATGGCCGGCAGCCTTTCGGGCGTGCTGCAGGTAGTGGAATACCTTGCAGGCGTGGTGCAAAAGGGCGCAGGTTCCAAGGGCTAG
- a CDS encoding SPOR domain-containing protein, which yields MKKQQQGGTIVGFILGLVVGLGVALAVAVYVTKVPVPFLNKGSTRGVDQDAAEAQKNKNWDPNSPLYGKNPTRAVVPAPVASAPNAAASADARAAAVPAKAAASKAESKPGADPLGDLAVAKAAAAGNVDPFDYFVQAGAFRTQQDADAQRAKLAMLGWEARVSEREQNGRNVFRVRVGPFVKRDDADQLKEKLAGAGVEAALVRVQR from the coding sequence ATGAAAAAACAACAACAGGGCGGCACCATTGTCGGCTTCATCCTTGGCCTGGTCGTGGGCTTGGGCGTGGCGCTTGCCGTGGCGGTTTATGTGACCAAGGTGCCCGTGCCCTTTCTGAACAAGGGCAGTACCCGTGGCGTGGACCAGGACGCTGCCGAAGCACAAAAAAACAAGAACTGGGACCCCAATTCTCCGCTGTACGGAAAGAACCCAACCCGTGCCGTAGTGCCAGCGCCCGTGGCATCTGCACCCAACGCTGCGGCTTCTGCCGATGCGCGTGCGGCAGCGGTGCCTGCCAAGGCGGCAGCCAGCAAGGCGGAGAGCAAGCCGGGTGCCGACCCACTGGGTGACCTGGCGGTTGCCAAGGCGGCGGCGGCGGGCAATGTGGACCCGTTTGACTACTTCGTGCAAGCTGGTGCCTTCCGCACCCAGCAGGATGCCGATGCGCAGCGTGCCAAACTCGCCATGCTGGGCTGGGAGGCGCGTGTGAGCGAGCGCGAGCAGAACGGCCGCAATGTCTTCCGGGTGCGCGTGGGCCCGTTCGTCAAGCGGGATGATGCCGACCAGCTCAAGGAAAAATTGGCCGGGGCCGGCGTTGAGGCCGCCCTGGTGCGCGTACAGCGCTGA
- the lptA gene encoding lipopolysaccharide transport periplasmic protein LptA, with product MDIHSSIPPGDRSPGARARHVQARQAGCLLRRWVPALASLALLAGVGGAQAEKADRSKPMNIEADALRHDDLKQTSVFTGRVVMTKGSIVLRGARLEVRQDADGYQAGVVTADAGRRAFFRQRRDGAPGAPEEFIEGEGEVIEYDGRSDTVRFVRNAELRRLRGAVVNDAITGAVIVYNNQTDVFTVDGQKTTGDNPASGGRVRAVLSPKEVVPDTAAAPAAAASAPGLRSSTTLGGGAK from the coding sequence ATGGACATTCATTCTTCGATTCCTCCGGGCGACCGCAGTCCGGGCGCGCGAGCAAGGCACGTGCAAGCGCGGCAGGCAGGCTGCCTCCTGCGCCGCTGGGTGCCTGCCCTGGCGTCTCTGGCCCTGCTGGCTGGGGTGGGCGGGGCGCAGGCAGAAAAGGCCGACCGGAGCAAGCCCATGAACATCGAGGCCGATGCGCTGCGCCACGACGACCTTAAGCAAACCAGCGTCTTTACCGGCCGTGTCGTGATGACCAAGGGCAGCATCGTTCTGCGCGGCGCCCGCCTCGAAGTGCGGCAAGATGCCGATGGGTACCAAGCCGGCGTGGTCACAGCCGACGCCGGGCGCCGGGCGTTCTTCCGCCAGCGGCGCGATGGAGCGCCAGGTGCTCCCGAAGAGTTCATCGAAGGCGAGGGCGAAGTGATCGAGTACGACGGGCGCAGCGACACGGTGCGCTTTGTGCGCAATGCCGAGCTGCGCCGCCTGCGGGGTGCTGTGGTCAACGACGCCATCACGGGTGCCGTGATCGTCTACAACAACCAGACCGATGTGTTCACCGTGGACGGACAGAAAACAACCGGTGATAACCCGGCCAGTGGTGGCCGCGTGCGGGCCGTGCTGTCGCCCAAGGAGGTCGTGCCTGACACGGCCGCGGCGCCAGCGGCTGCAGCTTCGGCGCCGGGCTTGCGTTCCAGCACCACGCTTGGCGGTGGTGCCAAGTGA
- a CDS encoding DUF2214 family protein, which produces MTLEALLAFFHLVAIMTMVVFMASEAALCRMEWMNPAVVHRLVRLDLIYMVAAACVLLAGLARTWWGMKGVGWYWSQPLLHAKLGLFAAMWLMSLRPTLSFRRWRRTLEATGALPPEDEVRAARRWIMIETHLLGLLLLAAAFLARGVGTRG; this is translated from the coding sequence ATGACCCTGGAAGCCTTGCTCGCTTTTTTCCATCTGGTGGCCATCATGACCATGGTGGTCTTCATGGCCAGCGAAGCAGCGCTGTGCCGCATGGAATGGATGAACCCCGCCGTGGTGCACCGCCTGGTGCGGTTGGACCTGATCTATATGGTGGCGGCCGCCTGCGTTTTGCTGGCAGGCCTGGCGCGCACCTGGTGGGGCATGAAAGGCGTGGGCTGGTACTGGAGCCAGCCGCTGTTGCATGCCAAGCTGGGGCTGTTTGCCGCCATGTGGCTGATGTCGCTGCGGCCCACGCTGTCGTTTAGGCGCTGGCGCCGCACGCTAGAGGCCACGGGGGCCTTGCCGCCCGAGGACGAAGTGCGTGCTGCGCGCCGCTGGATCATGATCGAGACGCACCTGCTGGGCTTGCTGTTGCTGGCGGCGGCCTTCCTGGCGCGGGGTGTGGGCACCCGGGGCTGA
- the lptB gene encoding LPS export ABC transporter ATP-binding protein yields MPAGAQAAPTSRLEVLHLAKSYGSRKVVKDVSLEVQKGEVVGLLGPNGAGKTTSFYMIVGLVRSDGGDIRIDGQSVAHMPIHRRSRLGLSYLPQEASIFRKLTVQENVRAVLELQRDDQGQPLPAAVIEERLTALLQELRVDHLRDSPALALSGGERRRVEIARALATQPRFILLDEPFAGIDPIAVIEIQRIIGFLKERGIGVLITDHNVRETLGICDHAFIISDGNVLAQGTPSEIVDNAEVRRVYLGEHFRM; encoded by the coding sequence ATGCCTGCGGGCGCGCAAGCCGCGCCAACGAGCCGCCTGGAAGTGCTGCACCTGGCCAAGTCTTATGGCAGCCGCAAGGTGGTCAAAGACGTTTCGCTGGAAGTGCAAAAAGGCGAAGTGGTCGGCCTGCTGGGGCCCAATGGCGCGGGCAAGACCACATCGTTTTACATGATCGTCGGGCTGGTGCGCAGCGATGGGGGCGATATCCGCATCGACGGCCAGTCGGTGGCGCACATGCCCATCCACCGGCGCTCGCGCCTGGGGCTGTCGTATCTGCCGCAAGAGGCCTCCATCTTTCGCAAGCTCACGGTGCAGGAAAACGTGCGCGCCGTGCTCGAACTGCAGCGCGATGACCAGGGCCAACCGCTGCCTGCAGCCGTGATCGAAGAGCGTCTCACCGCGTTGCTGCAGGAGCTGCGCGTGGACCATTTGCGCGATTCTCCCGCGCTGGCTCTGTCGGGTGGCGAGCGCCGCCGCGTCGAGATCGCCCGCGCGCTGGCGACACAGCCACGGTTCATCCTGCTCGATGAACCCTTTGCCGGCATTGATCCCATCGCCGTGATCGAGATCCAGCGCATCATTGGTTTCCTCAAGGAGCGCGGCATTGGCGTGCTCATCACCGACCACAACGTGCGTGAAACGCTGGGGATCTGCGACCACGCCTTCATCATCAGCGACGGGAATGTGCTGGCCCAGGGCACGCCGTCTGAAATCGTGGACAACGCCGAGGTGCGCCGCGTGTACCTGGGCGAGCATTTCCGGATGTGA
- a CDS encoding PsiF family protein: protein MKQLLSLAALGMALALGSAHAAEEKAPTKQQTKMATCNKEATGMKGDERKAFMKNCLSNKPEAAATQQTKMKTCNAEAAGKKGDERKAFMSECLKK, encoded by the coding sequence ATGAAACAGCTTCTTTCCCTGGCCGCACTGGGTATGGCACTGGCATTGGGCAGCGCCCATGCCGCTGAAGAGAAAGCGCCGACCAAGCAGCAAACCAAGATGGCCACCTGCAACAAGGAAGCTACGGGCATGAAGGGCGATGAGCGCAAGGCTTTCATGAAGAACTGCCTGAGCAACAAACCCGAAGCAGCGGCAACCCAACAGACCAAAATGAAAACCTGCAACGCCGAAGCCGCAGGCAAAAAGGGTGACGAGCGCAAGGCTTTCATGAGCGAGTGCCTCAAGAAATAA
- the argS gene encoding arginine--tRNA ligase: MLSAKNELLAALAAELDQLSPGAGARAAFESPKVAAHGDFACTAAMQLAKPLKLNPRALGEQLKAALEATPAFARWVQAIEIAGPGFLNIRLQPAAKQEVVREVLAAGERFGHQAGNGQQVLVEFVSANPTGPLHVGHGRQAALGDAICNLFATQGWKVHREFYYNDAGVQIQTLTHSTQLRAKGFKPGDDCWPIDPENPASKAFYNGDYIADIAADFLAKKTVKADDRTFTASGDVDDVESIRQFAVAYLRNEQDKDLQAFNLKFDEYYLESSLYTSGRVEATVNKLVANGKTYEQDGALWLKSTDYGDDKDRVMRKQDGTYTYFVPDVAYHIAKWERGFTKVVNIQGTDHHGTIARVRAGLQAADVGIPQGYPDYVLHTMVRVVKGGEEVKISKRAGSYVTLRDLIEWTSKDAVRFFLLSRKPDTEYTFDVDLAVAQNNDNPVYYVQYAHARICSVLAGWGGDVATLAGVDLSPLDGPQAQALMLQLAKYPEMLTAATAGEAPHDVTFYLRDLAASYHSYYDAERILVDDEAVKRARLALVAATAQVLHNGLAVLGVSAPRRM; encoded by the coding sequence ATGCTTTCTGCCAAAAATGAATTGCTGGCCGCCTTGGCGGCTGAGCTGGACCAACTTTCTCCCGGTGCCGGTGCCCGGGCCGCTTTTGAGTCGCCCAAGGTGGCGGCCCATGGTGACTTTGCCTGCACCGCCGCCATGCAGCTGGCCAAGCCGCTCAAACTCAACCCGCGTGCTTTAGGCGAACAACTCAAGGCGGCGCTGGAAGCCACGCCTGCTTTTGCGCGCTGGGTCCAGGCCATTGAAATCGCCGGGCCGGGTTTTCTGAACATCCGTCTCCAGCCCGCTGCCAAGCAAGAGGTGGTGCGCGAGGTGCTGGCCGCTGGCGAGCGTTTTGGCCATCAGGCTGGCAATGGCCAGCAGGTGCTGGTGGAATTCGTCTCGGCCAACCCCACGGGCCCGCTGCATGTGGGCCATGGCCGCCAGGCCGCGCTGGGCGATGCGATCTGCAACCTGTTTGCCACCCAGGGCTGGAAGGTGCACCGCGAGTTCTATTACAACGACGCGGGCGTGCAGATCCAGACGCTGACCCACAGCACCCAGTTGCGCGCCAAAGGCTTCAAGCCCGGTGATGACTGCTGGCCTATCGACCCAGAGAATCCCGCAAGCAAGGCGTTCTACAACGGCGACTACATTGCCGACATCGCCGCCGACTTTCTGGCCAAGAAAACCGTCAAGGCCGACGACCGCACCTTCACCGCCAGTGGTGATGTGGATGATGTGGAGTCGATTCGCCAGTTTGCCGTGGCCTACCTGCGCAACGAGCAGGACAAGGACTTGCAGGCCTTCAACCTGAAATTCGACGAGTACTACCTCGAGTCGAGCCTGTACACCAGTGGCCGCGTCGAGGCCACGGTGAACAAGCTCGTCGCCAACGGCAAGACCTACGAGCAGGACGGCGCGCTGTGGCTCAAGAGCACCGACTACGGCGACGACAAGGACCGCGTCATGCGCAAGCAGGACGGCACCTACACCTACTTCGTGCCCGATGTGGCCTACCACATCGCCAAGTGGGAGCGCGGCTTTACCAAGGTTGTCAACATCCAGGGTACCGACCACCACGGCACCATTGCCCGTGTGCGCGCGGGCCTGCAGGCGGCCGATGTGGGTATCCCGCAGGGCTACCCCGACTACGTGCTGCACACCATGGTGCGCGTGGTCAAGGGCGGCGAAGAGGTCAAGATCAGCAAGCGCGCGGGCAGCTACGTCACGCTGCGCGACCTGATCGAGTGGACCAGCAAGGATGCCGTGCGTTTCTTTCTGCTCAGCCGCAAGCCCGACACCGAGTACACCTTTGATGTGGACTTGGCGGTGGCCCAGAACAACGACAACCCCGTGTACTACGTGCAGTACGCCCATGCGCGCATCTGCTCGGTGCTGGCAGGTTGGGGCGGCGACGTCGCGACGTTGGCGGGCGTGGACCTCTCGCCACTGGACGGCCCGCAGGCCCAGGCGCTGATGCTGCAACTGGCCAAATACCCCGAGATGCTCACCGCAGCCACCGCGGGCGAGGCGCCGCACGACGTGACCTTCTACCTGCGCGACCTGGCCGCGAGCTACCACAGCTATTACGATGCCGAGCGCATCCTGGTGGACGATGAGGCCGTCAAGCGGGCACGCTTGGCCTTGGTCGCAGCCACGGCGCAGGTATTGCACAATGGGCTGGCGGTGTTGGGCGTATCGGCCCCCCGCAGAATGTGA
- a CDS encoding M20 aminoacylase family protein, whose amino-acid sequence MKVIDSIAAQAALIAAVRRDIHAHPELCFEELRTADLVAQNLADWGIPIHRGMGTTGVVGIVHGRDGGACGRAIGLRADMDALPMQEFNTFDHASQHPGKMHACGHDGHTAMLLAAAQHLAKHRDFDGTVYLIFQPAEEGGGGAREMIKDGLFERFPMEAVFGMHNWPGMAVGQFAVSPGPVMASSNEFKITIRGKGGHAAMPHTGIDPVPIACQMVQSFQTIISRNKKPVDAGVISVTMIHAGEATNVVPDSCELQGTVRTFTLEVLDLIEQRMRQIAQHACAAHDAQCEFEFVRNYPPTVNAPAEAAFARKVMASIVGDANVLAQEPTMGAEDFAYMLQALPGAYCFIANGDGDHRAMGHGGGPCTLHNPSYDFNDALIPLGATYWVRLANEWLGQPKGAA is encoded by the coding sequence ATGAAAGTCATCGACTCCATCGCTGCCCAGGCAGCACTCATTGCTGCGGTGCGCCGCGACATCCACGCCCATCCCGAACTGTGCTTCGAGGAATTGCGCACCGCCGATCTGGTGGCGCAAAACCTGGCCGACTGGGGCATTCCCATCCACCGCGGCATGGGAACCACCGGGGTGGTGGGTATCGTGCACGGGCGCGACGGCGGCGCGTGTGGCCGGGCCATCGGCCTGCGCGCCGACATGGATGCGCTGCCCATGCAGGAGTTCAACACCTTCGATCATGCCAGCCAGCACCCGGGCAAGATGCACGCCTGCGGCCACGACGGGCACACCGCCATGCTGCTCGCAGCGGCGCAGCATCTGGCAAAGCATCGTGATTTCGATGGCACGGTCTACCTGATCTTCCAGCCGGCCGAGGAAGGCGGTGGTGGTGCGCGCGAGATGATCAAGGATGGCTTGTTTGAGCGCTTTCCCATGGAGGCCGTGTTTGGCATGCACAACTGGCCAGGCATGGCGGTGGGCCAGTTTGCGGTCAGTCCCGGACCCGTGATGGCTTCGTCCAACGAATTCAAGATCACCATCCGGGGCAAAGGGGGCCACGCCGCCATGCCGCACACGGGCATCGATCCGGTGCCGATTGCCTGCCAGATGGTGCAGTCGTTCCAGACCATCATCAGCCGCAATAAAAAGCCCGTGGATGCGGGCGTGATTTCGGTCACCATGATCCACGCAGGCGAAGCCACCAACGTGGTGCCCGACAGCTGCGAGCTGCAAGGCACGGTGCGCACCTTCACTCTGGAGGTGCTCGACCTGATCGAGCAACGCATGCGCCAGATTGCCCAGCATGCCTGCGCCGCGCACGACGCCCAGTGCGAATTCGAATTCGTGCGCAACTACCCGCCCACCGTCAACGCCCCCGCGGAGGCTGCGTTTGCCCGCAAGGTGATGGCCTCCATCGTGGGCGATGCCAACGTGCTGGCGCAGGAGCCCACCATGGGCGCCGAAGACTTTGCCTACATGCTGCAAGCCCTGCCCGGGGCCTATTGCTTCATTGCCAACGGCGACGGCGACCACCGCGCCATGGGCCATGGCGGCGGGCCGTGCACGCTGCACAACCCCAGCTACGATTTCAACGATGCGCTCATCCCGCTGGGCGCTACCTACTGGGTGCGCCTGGCCAACGAATGGCTGGGCCAGCCTAAGGGCGCCGCATGA
- a CDS encoding LysR family transcriptional regulator, whose product MDKLKAFESFVSVATRGSLTAAARAEGVAPAIMGRRLDALEEHLGVKLLVRTTRRISLTHEGSAFLEDCQRLLSDVANAEASVSAGGVKASGHLRVTAPAGFGRRHVAPLVPRFRALHPDVTISLNLSDRVVDLAGEGFDCAVRVGDLPDSSLVSVRIADNRRLCVATPGYLERRGTPQHPTELAQHDCLTLSSEASQTRGWAFRMPGEDGSSEVVHLKPGGPLDCSDGQVLYDWCLAGHGIAWRSTWEVESEVASGQLVAVLEDYAAPPNGIFVLFPQRKHLPLRVRLWIDHLKHHYEQPQFWKTGAPA is encoded by the coding sequence ATGGACAAACTCAAGGCCTTCGAGTCCTTTGTATCGGTCGCTACGCGCGGCAGCCTCACGGCCGCAGCGCGTGCCGAAGGCGTGGCGCCGGCCATCATGGGCCGTCGGCTGGATGCGCTGGAGGAGCATCTGGGCGTGAAGTTGCTGGTGCGCACTACGCGGCGCATCAGCCTCACGCACGAGGGCAGTGCTTTCTTGGAGGACTGCCAGCGCCTGCTGTCCGATGTGGCCAATGCCGAGGCCAGCGTGTCGGCCGGTGGCGTCAAGGCCAGCGGACATTTGCGTGTCACCGCGCCGGCCGGCTTTGGCCGCCGCCATGTGGCGCCGCTCGTACCGCGCTTTCGGGCGCTGCACCCGGATGTCACCATCTCGCTGAACCTCAGCGACCGCGTGGTCGACCTGGCGGGCGAGGGCTTTGACTGCGCCGTGCGCGTGGGCGACCTGCCCGACTCCTCGCTGGTGAGCGTGCGCATCGCCGATAACCGGCGCCTGTGCGTCGCCACGCCGGGCTATCTGGAGCGCCGTGGTACGCCCCAGCACCCCACCGAACTGGCCCAGCACGACTGCCTCACGTTGTCGAGTGAAGCCTCGCAAACGCGCGGTTGGGCCTTTCGCATGCCGGGCGAAGATGGCAGCAGTGAGGTGGTACACCTCAAGCCGGGCGGGCCGCTGGACTGCTCGGACGGCCAGGTGCTGTACGACTGGTGCCTGGCAGGCCATGGCATTGCCTGGCGCAGCACCTGGGAGGTCGAGAGCGAAGTTGCCTCTGGCCAACTGGTGGCCGTACTGGAAGACTATGCCGCGCCGCCCAACGGTATTTTTGTGCTGTTTCCACAGCGCAAGCACCTGCCACTGCGCGTGCGGCTGTGGATCGACCACCTCAAGCACCACTACGAACAACCCCAATTCTGGAAAACCGGAGCCCCCGCATGA